One Alicyclobacillus acidoterrestris DNA window includes the following coding sequences:
- a CDS encoding malate dehydrogenase, with product MQNGWKISVFGAGGTGGEIAELLVQRGYGTVALIDVQQDLAEGKALDIGQSGVLLGSDTQVIGGAEAALAADSDVVVITAGIGRKPGLSREDLLATNAKVMQQISRSVSALSPNATVIVLTNPADILARIVFEETGFPEHRVMAQGGILDSARLSHMIHQLTGISHKQITSMVLGGHGDHMVPVREFASIGGIPASHFLTDDQWANAVHRTRFGGGEIMEKFKTHGASVTPAHAVVTMIDALKSPTGHLLPVSVRSNGAYGLHENVFIGLPVRLSHRGVEQILELPLTDDEHQALAASAASMQQTYDDWKKTTTATD from the coding sequence ATGCAAAACGGGTGGAAAATCAGTGTGTTCGGTGCCGGGGGGACAGGCGGAGAGATTGCCGAACTGCTCGTACAAAGAGGTTATGGAACTGTGGCGTTGATTGATGTCCAACAAGACCTAGCCGAAGGCAAAGCACTGGATATCGGTCAGTCAGGCGTTCTACTCGGTTCCGATACGCAGGTCATCGGTGGCGCCGAAGCCGCGTTGGCAGCAGATTCCGACGTCGTGGTGATTACCGCCGGTATTGGTCGAAAACCAGGGCTCAGCCGCGAAGACTTGTTAGCCACCAACGCAAAGGTGATGCAGCAAATCAGTCGATCCGTTAGCGCCCTAAGCCCAAACGCAACCGTCATTGTCCTGACGAATCCCGCCGACATCCTCGCGCGCATCGTCTTCGAAGAAACAGGGTTTCCCGAACACCGCGTGATGGCGCAAGGCGGCATTCTCGATAGTGCGCGCTTATCCCATATGATTCACCAGTTAACAGGAATCAGTCACAAACAAATTACATCGATGGTCCTGGGCGGCCACGGCGACCACATGGTGCCCGTACGCGAATTCGCCTCCATCGGCGGAATTCCAGCGAGTCATTTCCTGACAGACGACCAATGGGCAAACGCCGTTCACCGCACGCGCTTTGGCGGCGGTGAAATTATGGAGAAGTTCAAAACGCATGGTGCATCCGTAACCCCTGCGCACGCCGTGGTAACCATGATTGATGCCTTAAAATCCCCCACAGGTCATCTGTTGCCGGTTTCCGTGCGAAGTAACGGCGCCTACGGCCTGCACGAAAACGTATTTATCGGCTTGCCTGTTCGTCTATCGCACCGAGGCGTCGAGCAAATCCTCGAACTGCCACTGACGGACGACGAACACCAGGCACTCGC
- the panD gene encoding aspartate 1-decarboxylase: MLRKICKGKLHRLTVTQADLNYMGSITLDPLLMQAADIRPYELVQITNLSNGQLWHTYAIAGGKGSGAVCLNGPPARLFQPGDKIIVLSMGWMDDEEWNALEAKVVFVDDQNRISSIVTHKPSEEMPDADGE; the protein is encoded by the coding sequence GTGCTGAGAAAAATTTGCAAGGGGAAACTACACCGACTGACCGTCACCCAGGCGGATTTAAATTATATGGGGAGTATTACGCTCGATCCGCTCCTGATGCAGGCGGCAGACATCCGCCCTTACGAGCTGGTGCAAATTACAAACTTATCGAACGGGCAATTGTGGCACACATATGCGATTGCCGGCGGCAAAGGCAGCGGCGCAGTATGTCTCAACGGTCCACCGGCGCGGTTATTTCAACCCGGCGATAAAATCATCGTGCTCTCCATGGGTTGGATGGATGACGAGGAATGGAATGCCCTCGAAGCAAAGGTGGTGTTCGTCGACGACCAAAATCGCATCTCTTCGATTGTGACACACAAGCCATCTGAGGAGATGCCGGACGCCGATGGGGAATGA
- a CDS encoding methyltransferase RsmF C-terminal domain-like protein, whose amino-acid sequence MQLPKAFVEMMKPLLGAEWADFVAAFRETPTRGVRVDKWSISETSQTSSPIPPAVQPHLTGPIPWMPFGFYIDQESALGRTVYHEVGAFYIQEPSAMAIARALDPQPGERILDLCAAPGGKTTAIARLQKELGQLVANEIHPARVRILAENLERMGTAAAVTNASPAELGAAWPDAFDAILVDAPCSGEGMFRKDPSALAQWSDDAPTRCAARQQDILTSAVSMLRPGGRLIYSTCTFNPMENEQIVAWLEDTFGMSVEELPDLPHWSPGRPDFADGRDSLLRTRRLWPHRARGEGHFVARLRKPEGDTRRHHLPAGIDVHPRSTHKKAASRRTSLSSNAEFETWFADVYASSEMSIQKPLLHKDIYFSDELRDLPFSGIRVLRPGTPLAKRGANRIEPLHGLALRGHPSDFVRTVAVDEQEAIRFIAGDALANPTQMKGFVVVEHAGLCLGWGKAVPGRINNLYPKGWRKTGLVELS is encoded by the coding sequence TTGCAGTTGCCAAAGGCATTTGTCGAGATGATGAAACCACTCCTTGGTGCCGAGTGGGCTGATTTTGTCGCGGCATTTCGCGAAACTCCGACGCGCGGCGTGCGAGTTGATAAGTGGTCTATATCCGAAACATCGCAAACGTCCAGCCCAATTCCTCCTGCGGTACAGCCCCACTTAACCGGGCCCATCCCGTGGATGCCTTTTGGGTTCTATATCGACCAGGAATCTGCACTCGGCCGGACAGTATACCACGAGGTCGGCGCGTTCTATATTCAAGAGCCGTCCGCCATGGCCATTGCACGAGCTTTGGACCCACAGCCTGGCGAACGCATTCTCGATCTCTGCGCAGCCCCCGGCGGCAAAACCACAGCCATCGCGCGACTGCAAAAAGAGCTCGGACAGCTTGTCGCCAACGAAATCCACCCGGCAAGAGTCCGCATCCTGGCGGAAAACCTCGAGCGAATGGGGACAGCAGCAGCCGTGACCAACGCATCTCCAGCCGAGCTTGGGGCGGCATGGCCAGATGCGTTTGACGCCATTTTGGTCGACGCACCGTGCTCAGGAGAAGGCATGTTTCGAAAAGACCCATCCGCGCTCGCACAGTGGTCAGACGATGCACCAACGCGTTGCGCGGCGCGCCAACAGGACATTCTCACGTCTGCGGTGTCCATGCTGCGCCCTGGCGGTCGCCTGATTTACTCGACGTGCACGTTTAACCCAATGGAAAATGAGCAGATTGTCGCCTGGCTGGAGGACACGTTCGGGATGTCCGTAGAAGAACTGCCAGACCTGCCACACTGGTCACCGGGGCGACCCGATTTCGCGGATGGTCGCGATAGCTTGCTGCGCACACGTCGTCTCTGGCCACATCGGGCACGCGGAGAGGGACATTTCGTCGCCCGTTTACGCAAGCCAGAGGGCGACACCAGGAGACATCACCTGCCCGCAGGAATCGACGTACATCCACGTTCCACGCACAAGAAGGCGGCGTCAAGACGAACTTCGCTATCATCCAACGCGGAATTCGAAACGTGGTTCGCCGACGTCTATGCCAGTTCGGAGATGTCGATTCAGAAACCACTTCTGCATAAGGATATCTATTTTAGTGATGAACTCAGGGATCTTCCATTTTCAGGAATTCGCGTGCTGCGGCCAGGGACGCCGTTGGCGAAGCGGGGGGCGAACCGGATCGAACCGCTGCACGGCCTAGCACTGCGCGGTCACCCAAGCGATTTTGTCCGCACGGTAGCGGTAGACGAACAGGAGGCCATCCGGTTTATCGCCGGGGATGCGCTCGCCAATCCGACACAAATGAAGGGGTTCGTCGTCGTGGAGCATGCGGGTCTATGTTTGGGATGGGGCAAAGCAGTACCAGGACGCATCAACAACTTGTATCCGAAAGGTTGGCGCAAAACGGGCTTGGTTGAACTGTCGTAA
- a CDS encoding ABC transporter ATP-binding protein yields the protein MILTQNLVKRYGKMVAVNEMNLSVERGTVFGLVGENGAGKTSTLSMLATLSTPTDGYAYINGYEVSRNPREVRRSIGYMPDSFGVYDELTVMEYLRFFADCYDVDRRLVRSRAEELLERVRLTDKRNTYVNALSRGMQQRLEIARCLMHDPEVLILDEPSSGLDPRSRLEMRAVLQGLRDMGKTIVISTHILHELAEVADEIGILRKGELVAVAAIQVMLQHSNAYRTLVLCSQGDDDAMTRVLAEDKQVLQVERGRTGIEVLYAGTHTQQAALLTRLVEAGVRLTQFTEKPTDIEDLFLRLSAVQEGM from the coding sequence GTGATTCTCACACAAAACCTTGTGAAGCGGTATGGCAAGATGGTCGCCGTGAACGAGATGAACCTCTCTGTCGAACGGGGGACGGTGTTTGGGCTGGTCGGGGAGAACGGCGCGGGTAAGACGTCTACCTTGTCGATGTTGGCCACGCTGTCGACTCCGACGGACGGTTACGCCTATATCAATGGGTACGAGGTATCGCGTAATCCTCGTGAGGTGCGCAGGTCGATTGGCTATATGCCGGACTCCTTTGGCGTCTACGACGAACTCACGGTGATGGAGTACTTGCGATTTTTTGCGGATTGTTACGACGTAGATAGGCGCTTGGTGCGCTCACGGGCCGAGGAACTCCTCGAACGCGTGCGCCTCACAGATAAGCGCAATACCTACGTGAACGCGCTGTCGCGAGGCATGCAGCAGCGTTTGGAAATCGCTCGCTGTCTGATGCACGACCCTGAGGTTTTGATACTGGACGAGCCGTCATCCGGGCTTGATCCCAGATCTCGCTTGGAGATGCGCGCTGTCTTGCAAGGGCTTCGGGACATGGGCAAGACCATTGTCATTAGTACGCACATTTTGCACGAACTGGCGGAGGTGGCCGACGAAATTGGCATCTTGCGCAAGGGGGAACTGGTCGCTGTCGCCGCGATTCAGGTCATGTTGCAACACTCGAACGCTTATCGCACGCTCGTCTTATGTTCACAGGGAGATGACGATGCGATGACGCGTGTGTTGGCAGAGGACAAACAGGTACTGCAGGTGGAGCGTGGACGTACGGGGATCGAGGTGCTCTACGCAGGGACGCATACGCAGCAGGCAGCGCTGTTGACGCGGCTGGTCGAAGCGGGCGTGCGTCTGACTCAGTTTACGGAGAAGCCGACAGATATTGAAGATTTGTTTTTACGGCTCTCGGCTGTGCAGGAGGGAATGTGA
- a CDS encoding YheC/YheD family endospore coat-associated protein: protein MAGSTGYIGVATTALPRKRQIAGKSITRPSMQYIRLAHNAFGRGAHLYLFDPQKVDWSTGQVRAWVPVNPAEPRGNWVLRIQRLPDVIYENVYVHLAVKGYSDTLRREARKRRIPLYNPVLPGKWRMIEVLRSNDMLEFTPETERLRSVSQGMQRVAQWGVVYIKPIGGYGGMDVARVERLGPNQYRVSVDRTKRQTAQMRMTISEPQLRHWIERRLQRPHIVQRGLNLMSVNGRKVDFRVVLHRDGFGDWQLVGIIPKIAQRDGVVTNIIAGGERTDVDKLSAMAAREGKRIPVEELESRAKQIALVLSRRHPTVGLVGFDMAVEENGKVSMIEMNPKPARSLLSVPMLEQLASYTVGFALFLARRNRKSGGVTGSPGHREEAARMFVGGRAGR, encoded by the coding sequence GTGGCAGGTTCGACAGGATATATTGGTGTGGCAACAACCGCTTTGCCAAGGAAGCGGCAAATTGCAGGAAAGTCCATTACCCGACCGTCGATGCAGTATATTCGGTTGGCGCATAACGCATTCGGCCGTGGGGCGCATCTGTATCTGTTTGATCCACAAAAAGTGGATTGGTCCACTGGGCAGGTGCGGGCCTGGGTTCCGGTGAATCCCGCCGAACCCAGAGGAAATTGGGTGTTGAGGATACAACGACTGCCAGATGTCATTTATGAAAATGTGTATGTCCACCTGGCCGTCAAAGGGTACTCGGACACATTGCGCCGCGAGGCGAGAAAACGTCGCATTCCTTTGTACAATCCTGTGTTGCCAGGAAAGTGGCGCATGATTGAAGTTCTGCGTTCCAACGACATGCTGGAGTTCACACCGGAAACGGAGCGTCTGCGCAGTGTGTCGCAGGGGATGCAGCGAGTCGCGCAGTGGGGCGTCGTCTACATCAAGCCAATCGGCGGTTATGGTGGGATGGATGTAGCGCGTGTGGAGCGCTTGGGGCCGAATCAGTACCGCGTCAGTGTCGATAGGACGAAGCGGCAGACCGCACAAATGCGCATGACGATAAGCGAACCGCAACTTCGTCACTGGATTGAGCGCCGTTTACAGCGTCCTCATATTGTTCAGCGCGGTCTCAACTTGATGTCTGTGAATGGGCGCAAGGTGGATTTTCGCGTCGTGCTCCATCGTGACGGGTTTGGCGATTGGCAACTCGTCGGCATCATTCCAAAAATTGCCCAGCGAGACGGTGTTGTCACGAATATTATCGCGGGCGGCGAGCGCACGGATGTTGATAAACTCAGCGCCATGGCCGCACGTGAAGGCAAGCGAATCCCTGTTGAAGAACTGGAGTCGCGGGCCAAGCAAATCGCCTTGGTCTTGTCTCGCAGGCATCCAACGGTGGGATTGGTTGGTTTTGATATGGCGGTCGAGGAAAACGGAAAAGTGTCGATGATTGAAATGAACCCGAAGCCCGCTAGGTCGCTGCTCTCGGTGCCGATGTTGGAACAGCTTGCCAGCTACACGGTTGGCTTTGCGCTCTTTCTTGCGCGGCGCAACCGAAAGTCTGGCGGTGTGACGGGTTCACCTGGCCATCGCGAAGAAGCAGCACGGATGTTTGTCGGCGGGCGGGCAGGACGCTGA
- a CDS encoding ABC transporter permease encodes MRTNPLLEKEFRQRMRTMRTPVIITGYVLCMVILTFFLLYENVQGQLYLVQPTKSQQVFVILSLLQMVVVAFLTPAFAAGAVSGERERKTLAVLLTTPLSPIGILLGKILSSSALLVLLVVVTLPVYSLVFLYGGAVPQELIAVLGFQLFTIVMIATLCVLFSTIALRSTWSTVLCYGTVSVMMVVFGAVGYGLKMMYQQNPIELFSLHWANFILALNPLYVEASLEGAVTGTGRDWLTFIWFYVVVNLVLLIPSLWRLRPQWFSRLPGGRSHTEKQYQ; translated from the coding sequence ATGCGGACCAACCCGCTATTGGAAAAAGAATTTCGACAACGGATGCGGACCATGCGCACACCTGTGATTATCACGGGATACGTCCTTTGCATGGTGATATTGACGTTTTTCTTGCTCTATGAAAATGTCCAGGGACAGCTATATCTTGTGCAGCCGACGAAGAGCCAGCAGGTGTTTGTCATTTTGAGTCTGCTGCAGATGGTCGTCGTGGCTTTTCTCACACCCGCCTTTGCGGCGGGGGCTGTCAGTGGCGAGCGTGAGCGCAAGACCCTGGCGGTTCTCCTCACGACCCCATTGTCGCCGATTGGCATCCTGCTTGGTAAGATTCTCTCTTCGAGCGCGCTGTTGGTGCTTTTGGTCGTTGTCACCCTGCCCGTGTACAGCTTGGTGTTCCTGTACGGCGGGGCCGTACCACAGGAGTTAATTGCGGTCTTAGGCTTTCAATTGTTCACCATTGTCATGATTGCGACGCTGTGTGTGTTGTTCTCGACGATCGCCTTGCGCTCGACCTGGAGCACGGTGCTTTGTTATGGCACGGTTTCTGTGATGATGGTGGTGTTCGGTGCGGTGGGGTATGGGTTGAAGATGATGTATCAGCAAAACCCCATTGAGTTGTTCAGCCTGCATTGGGCGAACTTTATTCTGGCACTCAATCCGCTCTACGTGGAGGCTTCGCTTGAAGGGGCGGTGACGGGAACAGGACGAGATTGGCTGACGTTTATTTGGTTTTATGTCGTCGTGAATCTCGTGTTGCTCATTCCAAGCCTCTGGCGCTTGCGCCCGCAGTGGTTTTCGCGACTGCCTGGCGGCAGGAGCCATACTGAAAAGCAGTACCAATAG